The genome window GGCGCTCGTACTTCGGCGGCCGGTCCGTGGCCAGGGCACGCTTGACCGTGTTCTTCGAGATGCCCAGATGCCGCGCGATTGCCCGGATCGGCATCTGCTCAGCCCGGTGCAGCCTACGGATCTCTGCCCAGTCCTCCACGAGGATCACCCTCTCCCTCCTGACCTTCCATCAAGATCAGGTTCAGGCGAAGATCACCAAGTGGGTCACTTTTGATCCGCCGTCAGAGGGTCAGAATTCAAGCGACGCCGAGAGGTGAGCCGTTTGATGAGCACACCGGTCTGCCAGCATCCGAGTTGCGGGCCATCAAGCAGCGAACTACGTGGTATGACCTGGCTCGAATACATCGAGCAAAGATGGGAGCGCACGCCAGGAAACACCCGCCGCACCCTGGCTGATGCCTTCGCCACGGTCACGCCCGCCCTCGTGCGCCCCGGCGCAACGTTTTCCGATCCGCGGGTACTACGGCGTGCCCTGTACTCGTGGGCATTCAACAAGAAAGCCTGGCAGTGCGAGCCCACCGAGGAGTGGCTCCACGCGCTGGACCGGATGAAGCGGAACTCGCTGCCGGTCACCGCCCTCGCGGAGGCCGACGTTCTGAGGCGGGCCCTCGACGCGATGTGCCGCAAACTGGACGGCAAGGCGGCTGCGGCCAAGACAGCCCGACGCAAGAGGGCTGCGTTCAACGAGGCTCTCAACACTGCTGTGGAGAAGGGGTACTTCGCGGAAAACCCCCTCAACGGTCTACGGTGGAAAGCGCCAGCAGGCAATGAAGAGGTGGATCCGGCCGCCGTTCCCAATCCGGCCCAGGTGCTTCGCCTGCTCGAGTCCGTTGCTCGCCAGCGGGGGCGGGGTCCTCATCTTGAGGCGTTCTTCGGCTGCATGTACTTCGCGGCTATGTGGCCAGCTGAGGTCATCCATCTTCGGATCGATCAATCTCACTTGCCGAAGACTGGATGGGGGATGCTCAACCTCTCGGGCGGGGTTGTCACGTCTGGCAAGGAGTGGACCGACGACGGTGAGGTGCACGAGGCGCACTCGCTCAAGCGTCGCGCGGCAAACGCGACGCGACCTATTCCGATCCCGCCGCAATTCGTAGGCATGCTGCGTGCCCATGTGAAACGGTTCGATGTGGCATCCGCCGGTCGACTCTTCCGGAACCAGGCTGGCAACTACGTGGACGCTGCCGCCTACGGCATCACGTGGGCGCGGGCCCGGGAGCACGCCCTGACTCGTACCGAGCGGACTTCTCGCCTGGCCAAGCGACCTTACGATCTCCGGCACGCCGGGATCTCGTTCTGGCTCTACTCCGGAGTGGACCCGGCCGAATGCGCCCGCCGCGCCGGTCAGAGCATCGAGGTTCTCTTTCGCTACTACGCCAAGTTCCTCGACGGCCTTCGAGAGCAGGCGAACCGCCTCATCGAGCAGTCCATGAACGAGTGGCAGCGCGTCAGCCAAGGTGACGCACCCGAGGGTTGAACCGGGGGTTTGGTCCGTGACTGGTCCGGAGGCACTGGTCGGGAGGGGTACTGCAGCGGGAGAAAATGGGAGTTAGCGCGCAAGCCGGGCTCGGTCGAGAGCGGGCTGAGTGAAAGGCGCCTGACGGGTGAAAGCCCAGGTCAGGCGCCTTTTCTCGTGCGCCTAGAAGAAGCCCAGCTTCTTCGGCGAGTACGACACCAGAAGATTCTTCGTCTGCTGGTAGTGCTCCAGCATCATCTTGTGGTTCTCGCGGCCGATCCCGGACTGCTTGTACCCACCGAAGGCCGCGTGCGCCGGGTACGCGTGGTAGCAGTTCGTCCAGACCCGGCCTGCCTGGATGGCGCGGCCCGCCCGGTACGCGGTGTTGATGTCGCGCGTCCATACGCCGGCCCCGAGGCCGTACAGCGTGTCGTTCGCGGTCCTGATCGCGTCGTCGAAGTCGGAGAAGGACGTGACCGCCACGACCGGGCCGAAGATCTCCTCCTGGAAGACCCGCATCCGGTTGTCGCCCTCGAAGATGGTGGGCTGGACGTAGTAGCCGCCCGCCAGCTCTCCGTCGTACTCGATCCGCTGACCGCCCGTGAGGACCTTCGCGCCCTCCTGCTGACCGATGTCCAGGTACGAAAGGATCTTCTGCAACTGGTCGTTGGAGGCCTGCGCGCCGATCATCGTGTCCGTGTCCAGCGGGTGCCCGGGGACGATCCGCTCGGTGCGGGCGACACCGGCTTCCAGGAATTCGCCGTACAGCCCGCGCTGGATCAGTGCGCGCGACGGACAGGTGCAGACCTCGCCCTGGTTGAGGGCGAACATGGTGAAGCCTTCGAGGGCCTTGTCGCGGAAGTCGTCGTCCGCGTTCCACACGTCGTCGAAGAAGATGTTGGGCGACTTGCCGCCGAGTTCCAGGGTCACCGGCTTGATGTTCTCGGAGGCGTACTGCATGATCAGCCGCCCCGTCGTCGTCTCACCGGTGAAGGCGATCTTCGCGACGCGCGGGCTGGAGGCGAGGGGCTTGCCGGCCTCCGCCCCGAAGCCGTTCACGATGTTGACGACGCCCGACGGCAGCAGATCGGCGACCAGCTTCAGCCACACGTGGATGGAGGCCGGGGTCTGTTCGGCCGGCTTGAGAACCACCGCGTTGCCCGCCGCGAGCGCCGGAGCCAGCTTCCACGTCGCCATCAGGATCGGGAAGTTCCACGGGATGATCTGCGCGACCACACCGAGCGGTTCATGGAAGTGGTACGCGACCGTGTCGTCGTCGATCTCGCTGAGCGAGCCCTCCTGGGCGCGCAGCGCACCGGCGAAGTAACGGAAGTGGTCGATGGCCAGCGGAATGTCGGCAGCCAGGGTCTCCCGCACCGGCTTGCCGTTGTCCCAGCTCTCGGCGACCGCCAGCTCCTCCAGATGGGCCTCCATCCGGTCGGCGATCCGGTTGAGGACACCCGCGCGCTCGCCTGCCGCCGTTGCTCCCCAGGCGGGCGCTGCGGCATGTGCCGCGTCCAGGGCGAGTTCGACGTCCTCGGCCGTTCCGCGGGCGATCTCGGTGAAGGGGCGGCCGTTGACGGGGCTGGGGTTTTCGAAGTACCGACCGCGGGCGGGCGGTACGTACGCGCCGCCGATCCAGTGGTCGTAGCGGGACTCGTACGAGACGATGGCGCCCTCGGCTCCCGGCGCGGCGTAACGGGTCATCTCTTTGGCCTCCCGGATCCGGTGCCGCCCGCCATTGGACGGCCCTTGGCGCGAGGGTAGGCAGCGATACGTTGCAACCCCGTTGCACGGGGGAGCGGCTACCGCTGCTCGACGTCCAGCGCTCGTGCCCTGGCGAGCAGTGCCGGGCGCTGCCCGGCGGGAACGGCCGCGGCGAGTGCCTGCCAGACCGGCAGGTCGTCCTCGCCCCAGGGGCTGTACGCCCAGTCGACCAGCAGCCCCGGGTCACCGCGCGCGATGAGTGCCGCCCGCAGCTGCTCTTCGAGCCGGCGCCGAAGACGGATGACGGACGGCGCCTGCGAGGCCGGCAGCAGCGGCCCGGAGTAGGCGCCCAGTGCCGCGGCCACCGCGCCCGAGGCCAGCCTCCGCGCCACCGTGTCGAAATCCGCGTCGACCGGAGCGGAGAGACGGTAGGGGCGGGAGAGGAGGAGTTCCGGGCCGAGCAGCCGTCGCAGCCTGGAGAGTTCGGCCCGCAGGGTCACCGGGGTCACCGACTCGTCCTCGTACAGCTCGACGAGGAGTTCGTCGCCGCCCAGACCCTCGGGGTGGCGGGCCAGCGTCGCCAGGATCTCGCTGTGCCGCCTGCTGAGCCGGATCCTGCGGCCTCCCGCCACGAGCAGCGCCTCGTCCCGGCCGAGTGCGCTGAGCCGCACGGTCCCAATGGCCGGTGCGGGCGCGAGCAGTGCGAGCTGCGTCTCGGCGGCGCGCGCCACCGCCTGCACGAATGCGAGACTGTGCGGATGCGCGAGCCGGTCCCCGCCGGTGATGTCCACCGCGCCCAGGACCCGTCCCGTGTGCGGGTCGTGCAGCGGCGCCGCCGCGCAGGTCCACTGCTGGACCGGCCGCAGGAAGTGCTCGGCGGCGAAGACCTGCACCGGACGGTCCACGGCGATGGCCGTCCCCGGCGCGTTCGTCCCGGCCGCCGACTCGGCCCAGCGGGCGCCCTCCACGAAGTTCATCCGGCCGGCGGCCCGTCGGGTCACCGCGGGTCCTTCGACCCAGAGCAGTCTGCCGTGCGCGTCGCACACCGCGAGCAGATGCTCCCCGTCCGTCGCGTAGGCGCCCATCAGCTCACGGATCATCGGCATGGCGGGGGCCAGGGGATGCCCGTCCCGGTACGGTCCGAGATCGTCCGGACCCAGCTCGACCAGGGCCGCACCGTCCGGGCTGACCCTGGCCCGCGCCGAGCGCCGCCACGACTCACCGACGACCGGCCGGACCGGCCGCTCCAGCCGGCCCGCCGTGGTGAACACCTCGTGTGCGTGCCGCAGTTGGCCGATCCTTTCGCCGGGGTCCGCATCGGCCGCCAGCGCCACCCAGGGATCCTTCAACTCACCCTCCTGTCCAGGGGCGTCATGACCACCCATCGTCGTCGCAGCCGGCCGCTGCGACAACCGCGGCGCACAGGGCGGATCGGCCCGGGTGGCGAAGGGGTGTCAGCCCGCCGAGTACAGATTGACGAGGCGGATGTATCGCACCCAGTCCCACTGCGGGCCGGGATCGGTGTGGTCGGTCCCGGGCACCTGGGCGTGGGCGAGGATGTGCGCGCGGTCCTTCGGGATGTCGTAGCGGTCGCACACCGAAGCTGTCAGCAGCGCCGACTTCTCGTACATGGCGTCGGTGAAGTACGAGGGCTGGTCCACCCAGCCCTCGTGCTCGATGCCGATGCTGCGCGTGTTGTAGTCCCAATTGCCCGCGTGCCAGGCAATGTTCTTCTCCCGGACGCACTGGGCGACGTAGCCGTCCGCCGAGCGCACCACATAGTGCGCGGAGACCTGCTTCGCCGGATTCTGGAAGATCCCGATCGTGTTCGGATACGTCTCCTGGGTGACATGGATGATCACGTACTGGACCGGATAGGCCGAAGGGCGGCTCGACTCCGTGTAGTTGGAGGTGGACGCGGGCGTCCAGTGGGCGAGCGGATAGTCCGTGTCGCCCGCGGTCGTGGCGGCCATGGCGCGGGTGGAGGCCGGGATCAGGGCGGCGGCCGCCGTGGCGGCGGCACCCTGGAGAAGCCTTCTGCGATGCATGAACACTCCTGTGGGGGGAGAGGGGTTGAGGTCTTCCGGGTCAGGGGCTGGACAGCAGTGTCGCAGTCTCCCGCAGATGGCGGTGGAGACCGCGGTGGGGGTCACCCGCGGGCAGCCACTCCTTGCGGATCTTGGCCACACAGGTGTAGTTGGTGTCGCACACATTCGCCAGCGGAGCCTCACCGGCCTGGCTGACCAGCTGGTAGGCGTCGAGTTCGGACAGGCCGTAGTCGCGCGCCAGCCACTGCACCAGGTCCAACTGGGAGATCCGGAAGGCGTCTTCGAGCGGGCGCGCGGAGCCGGTCGACATCAGATGGGTGTCGGACTCGATGCGCGGCCACGGAGTGGTGACACCCTTCAGCAGCTCGACGAGCACCACCGTGTTCATCGCGCACTCCACGGCGACCCCGCAGGTCTCGCCCTCGCCCTGGCGGGCATGGCCGTCCCCCAGACTCAGCAGCGCGCCCTCGACGTTGACGCCCAGATAGCAGGTGACGCCCGCCCGCATCTCGGGCGTGTCCATGTTCCCGCCGTGCGCATCGGGCACCAGCGCGGACCGTACCTCCAGATTCGCCGGAGCCACCCCGACCGTGCCGTGCATCGGATCCATCGGCAGTTCCACCTGGATGTCGCTGTCCCGGGCGCTGAACCGGCAGGTGCGGCGTGCCCGGTCGAGCTGCCACATCCACACCACCTCGGGCAGCGGAGCC of Streptomyces sp. NBC_01363 contains these proteins:
- a CDS encoding aldehyde dehydrogenase family protein, giving the protein MTRYAAPGAEGAIVSYESRYDHWIGGAYVPPARGRYFENPSPVNGRPFTEIARGTAEDVELALDAAHAAAPAWGATAAGERAGVLNRIADRMEAHLEELAVAESWDNGKPVRETLAADIPLAIDHFRYFAGALRAQEGSLSEIDDDTVAYHFHEPLGVVAQIIPWNFPILMATWKLAPALAAGNAVVLKPAEQTPASIHVWLKLVADLLPSGVVNIVNGFGAEAGKPLASSPRVAKIAFTGETTTGRLIMQYASENIKPVTLELGGKSPNIFFDDVWNADDDFRDKALEGFTMFALNQGEVCTCPSRALIQRGLYGEFLEAGVARTERIVPGHPLDTDTMIGAQASNDQLQKILSYLDIGQQEGAKVLTGGQRIEYDGELAGGYYVQPTIFEGDNRMRVFQEEIFGPVVAVTSFSDFDDAIRTANDTLYGLGAGVWTRDINTAYRAGRAIQAGRVWTNCYHAYPAHAAFGGYKQSGIGRENHKMMLEHYQQTKNLLVSYSPKKLGFF
- a CDS encoding N-acetylmuramoyl-L-alanine amidase, with translation MHRRRLLQGAAATAAAALIPASTRAMAATTAGDTDYPLAHWTPASTSNYTESSRPSAYPVQYVIIHVTQETYPNTIGIFQNPAKQVSAHYVVRSADGYVAQCVREKNIAWHAGNWDYNTRSIGIEHEGWVDQPSYFTDAMYEKSALLTASVCDRYDIPKDRAHILAHAQVPGTDHTDPGPQWDWVRYIRLVNLYSAG
- a CDS encoding acetamidase/formamidase family protein codes for the protein MNDPRILTVRPEEGEYAWTFGGAAPVARIEPGTFLDVYTEDCFAGRVRSEKDLVSEVCEFPFLNPQTGPFHVVGAEPGDTVAVHFVSIEPARDWAASTTVPLFGALTSTHATASLQAPLPEVVWMWQLDRARRTCRFSARDSDIQVELPMDPMHGTVGVAPANLEVRSALVPDAHGGNMDTPEMRAGVTCYLGVNVEGALLSLGDGHARQGEGETCGVAVECAMNTVVLVELLKGVTTPWPRIESDTHLMSTGSARPLEDAFRISQLDLVQWLARDYGLSELDAYQLVSQAGEAPLANVCDTNYTCVAKIRKEWLPAGDPHRGLHRHLRETATLLSSP
- a CDS encoding GAF domain-containing protein yields the protein MKDPWVALAADADPGERIGQLRHAHEVFTTAGRLERPVRPVVGESWRRSARARVSPDGAALVELGPDDLGPYRDGHPLAPAMPMIRELMGAYATDGEHLLAVCDAHGRLLWVEGPAVTRRAAGRMNFVEGARWAESAAGTNAPGTAIAVDRPVQVFAAEHFLRPVQQWTCAAAPLHDPHTGRVLGAVDITGGDRLAHPHSLAFVQAVARAAETQLALLAPAPAIGTVRLSALGRDEALLVAGGRRIRLSRRHSEILATLARHPEGLGGDELLVELYEDESVTPVTLRAELSRLRRLLGPELLLSRPYRLSAPVDADFDTVARRLASGAVAAALGAYSGPLLPASQAPSVIRLRRRLEEQLRAALIARGDPGLLVDWAYSPWGEDDLPVWQALAAAVPAGQRPALLARARALDVEQR
- a CDS encoding integrase, translating into MTWLEYIEQRWERTPGNTRRTLADAFATVTPALVRPGATFSDPRVLRRALYSWAFNKKAWQCEPTEEWLHALDRMKRNSLPVTALAEADVLRRALDAMCRKLDGKAAAAKTARRKRAAFNEALNTAVEKGYFAENPLNGLRWKAPAGNEEVDPAAVPNPAQVLRLLESVARQRGRGPHLEAFFGCMYFAAMWPAEVIHLRIDQSHLPKTGWGMLNLSGGVVTSGKEWTDDGEVHEAHSLKRRAANATRPIPIPPQFVGMLRAHVKRFDVASAGRLFRNQAGNYVDAAAYGITWARAREHALTRTERTSRLAKRPYDLRHAGISFWLYSGVDPAECARRAGQSIEVLFRYYAKFLDGLREQANRLIEQSMNEWQRVSQGDAPEG